In Longimicrobium sp., the genomic window GCTCATCAACCGGCTGCTGGGGCGCACGCGCACGGCCATCGCCCGCGTCAGCGCGCAGCCGGGGAAGACGCAGGAGATCAACTTCTACCACGTGCGCGCCGACCCGGGCGACTTCTACCTGGTCGACCTCCCCGGCTACGGATTCGCGAAAGTGCCGGCCGAGCTGCGCAACAAGTGGCGGCCGCTGATCCACGGCTTCCTCTCGAAGTCCGAGGAGCTCGCCGGCGTGGTGCAGCTCATCGACCTGCGCACGGGGCCCAGCCCCGATGACCTGCAGTCGGTGGGCTACCTGGCGGAGCTGGGCGTGCCCGTGCTCTTCGTCTTCACCAAGGCCGACAAGCTCACGAAGACGGAGCGCGACAAGGAGTTCGCGAAGTCGGTGAAGAAGCTGGGGATCGACCCCGAGCAGGCCATCCCCTTCTCGTCGACCAAGGGCACCGGCCGCGAGGAGCTGCTGGAAACGCTCTCCGCCCTCCTCTTCCCCGAGGCGGGGGAGGACGGCGCCGTCTCGGGCGGCGACGAGGACGGCGAGGGCGGCGAACCGGAGGACGCGGAGGACTGATGCCGGAGCCGAAGCCCCCGCGGATGTCGGTGCGCACCGACGAAGCCGGGATCCATGCCGCCTTCCCGAACGGCAAGTCGTGGACGGTGGAGTGGGCGGAGCTGGAGCGGGTCGCCATCCGCACGACTGACGAGGGGCCGTTCGCGGACGACGTGATCTGGATGCTGCAGACGCCCCAGGGCGTGTACGGGATCCCGCAGGGCGTGGACGGCGAGCCCGAGCTCCTCGAACGCCTGCAGTCGCTCCCCGGCTTCGACAACGAGGCGGTCATCGCCGCGATGGGATCGGTCGAGAACCAGACGTTCCTCTGCTGGGAGCGCCCGGCCGGCGATCCCCCTCCGGCCTGACGCCGCCCTCGCGCGGAGGCGCGCGGCGGGCTACGATTCGTCCCATCCACCCGATCCCCATCCCGCTCCCCCGGAGGCCCCATGCGGCGCGCCCGCTTTCTTTCCGCCCTGCCGGCCGTGGCCGTGCTCGGCGCGTGCTCGCTGTTCGGCCGCGGCGTGCCCGGCGAGACGGTGACGCTGGAGATCAACAACAACCTGGCCCTTCCCGCGCCGGTGACCGTGTACGCCTACAGCGACGTGGGGTCGCGGCAGCT contains:
- the yihA gene encoding ribosome biogenesis GTP-binding protein YihA/YsxC, with product MRIKSVEFAGAIGQVGQAQPESARGMRQIAFSGRSNVGKSSLINRLLGRTRTAIARVSAQPGKTQEINFYHVRADPGDFYLVDLPGYGFAKVPAELRNKWRPLIHGFLSKSEELAGVVQLIDLRTGPSPDDLQSVGYLAELGVPVLFVFTKADKLTKTERDKEFAKSVKKLGIDPEQAIPFSSTKGTGREELLETLSALLFPEAGEDGAVSGGDEDGEGGEPEDAED